One genomic window of Campylobacter fetus subsp. fetus includes the following:
- a CDS encoding pyridoxine 5'-phosphate synthase, producing MKLGVNIDHVAVLREARAVNDPQIIHAMFEAVSGGADQITIHLREDRRHINEDDVKNIINLSPIPVNLECSINSEIIDIVCELKPHRATIVPEKREELTTEGGLSLDSLNLKNVISKLNDNDIKVSLFINPKKNDVIMSKELGATCVELHTGAYANTFLMLNSNLNHTKYKIDNLNLKRGELEILLNSELTRIKEAANISTNLGLEVAAGHGLNYQNVTAISSIKDIFELNIGQSIVAKSVFVGLKNAVKEMMELVK from the coding sequence ATGAAACTTGGTGTAAATATAGATCATGTAGCTGTTTTAAGAGAAGCTAGAGCGGTAAATGATCCACAAATTATTCATGCTATGTTTGAGGCTGTGAGCGGCGGAGCCGATCAGATCACTATACATTTAAGAGAAGATCGTCGTCATATAAATGAAGATGATGTTAAAAATATTATAAATTTAAGCCCGATTCCAGTAAATTTAGAATGCTCGATCAATAGTGAGATTATAGATATCGTGTGCGAATTAAAACCTCATAGAGCAACTATAGTTCCTGAAAAAAGAGAAGAATTAACGACTGAGGGAGGATTAAGTTTAGACTCGTTAAATTTAAAAAACGTCATATCAAAATTAAATGATAACGATATTAAGGTTTCGCTTTTTATAAATCCTAAAAAAAACGATGTAATCATGTCTAAAGAGCTTGGAGCTACTTGCGTGGAGCTTCATACCGGAGCTTATGCAAACACGTTTTTGATGTTAAACTCAAATTTAAATCATACAAAATACAAAATTGATAATCTAAATTTAAAAAGAGGCGAGTTGGAAATACTGTTAAATTCGGAATTAACAAGGATAAAAGAAGCTGCTAATATAAGTACAAATCTTGGTTTAGAAGTTGCTGCAGGGCATGGGCTTAATTATCAAAATGTGACTGCTATATCTTCTATAAAAGATATATTTGAGTTAAACATAGGACAGAGCATAGTTGCGAAAAGTGTTTTTGTAGGGCTAAAAAACGCCGTTAAAGAGATGATGGAGCTTGTAAAATGA
- a CDS encoding adenylosuccinate lyase → MQITQTLESITITTDDCDLFLNLSNKIRQSFANAIGNRDKVIIFYNENELVQRKYFLKLIGKIYANSVGKGIDFLLTHHKNIKLVYKKPNSLQILINVDVKFENSRVVLDLKNSEELFTKYLIRGLGDTRHEYFESKNILVISPKTTEDVELLDNILNFREHLKYIVNFNYDKKAYDEFKKRAKILTSKAYIRRFSMLANLLEEHFETLGCKATDDFETVRTNYLNLTKVYHPDKHAGKPNEVQKSYIDKFQKIGLAYEALKPYFKEQKSFISA, encoded by the coding sequence ATGCAAATTACCCAGACTTTAGAATCAATAACGATAACAACCGATGATTGTGATCTATTTTTAAATTTGAGTAATAAAATCAGGCAGAGTTTTGCTAATGCAATAGGAAATAGGGACAAAGTTATAATTTTTTATAACGAAAATGAGCTTGTTCAGCGTAAATATTTTCTAAAACTTATCGGAAAAATTTACGCAAATAGCGTTGGAAAAGGTATAGACTTTTTGCTAACGCATCATAAAAACATAAAACTTGTTTATAAGAAGCCCAATTCACTTCAAATTTTAATAAATGTTGATGTTAAATTTGAAAATAGCAGAGTCGTTCTTGATCTTAAAAATAGCGAAGAGTTATTTACTAAATATCTTATTAGGGGTTTAGGAGATACTCGCCATGAGTATTTTGAGTCAAAAAATATCTTGGTTATCAGTCCAAAAACAACCGAAGATGTTGAGCTTTTGGATAATATATTAAATTTCAGAGAGCATCTTAAGTATATTGTAAATTTTAATTATGATAAAAAAGCTTACGATGAGTTTAAAAAAAGAGCGAAAATTTTAACTTCAAAAGCTTATATAAGAAGATTTTCTATGCTCGCAAATCTTTTAGAAGAGCATTTTGAAACTCTTGGATGTAAGGCTACGGACGACTTTGAGACTGTTAGGACTAATTATTTAAATCTTACAAAAGTTTATCATCCAGACAAACATGCCGGCAAACCAAATGAAGTACAAAAAAGTTATATAGACAAATTCCAAAAAATCGGACTTGCGTACGAAGCGCTAAAACCATACTTTAAAGAGCAAAAAAGCTTTATAAGTGCTTAA
- a CDS encoding acetyl-CoA carboxylase subunit A, producing MIHKILIANRGEIAVRIVRACKDLHIKNVAIYTEPDRECLHVKVADEAYQIGKDPIKGYLDSKRIVEVAKACGADAIHPGYGFLSENYEFSKEVEDAGLIFIGPNSDIIRKMGNKNIARFLMKKNGIPVVPGTEKLNSETIEAIKNYAVRIGYPVILKASGGGGGRGIRVVWKEDELESSYESCKREAKAFFNNDEVFMEKYIEKPRHIEFQILGDNYGNLIHLCERDCSIQRRHQKVIEIAPCPTISEDLRKRMGVAAVAAAKAVGYTNAGTIEFLLDDYNNFYFMEMNTRIQVEHGVTEEITGVDLISRQIRIAAGEILDIEQNEVRPQGVSIEARITAENVWKNFAPSPGRITGYFPALGPGVRVDSHMYQDYVIPPFYDSLVAKLIVKGTSYDLAVSKLERALDEFKIEGVRTTLPFLLAISKRRHFRRGFFDTSYIEERLQDILENTQDHHQENKEEVIAAIAAAIKKVKEDRAKE from the coding sequence ATGATACATAAGATTCTAATAGCCAACCGTGGCGAGATCGCTGTGCGTATAGTTAGGGCATGTAAAGATTTGCATATTAAAAATGTTGCGATTTATACAGAACCAGATCGTGAGTGCTTGCATGTAAAAGTGGCTGATGAAGCATATCAGATAGGCAAAGATCCTATAAAAGGTTATCTGGATTCTAAAAGGATAGTCGAAGTAGCCAAAGCATGCGGCGCAGACGCTATACATCCTGGATATGGATTTTTAAGCGAAAATTATGAATTTTCAAAAGAAGTAGAAGACGCAGGACTTATATTTATAGGACCGAACTCAGATATTATACGTAAAATGGGAAATAAAAATATAGCTAGATTTTTGATGAAGAAAAACGGTATTCCAGTGGTTCCTGGTACTGAGAAATTAAATAGCGAAACTATCGAAGCTATCAAAAATTACGCCGTTAGAATAGGCTACCCGGTTATACTAAAAGCAAGCGGCGGAGGCGGTGGACGCGGAATTCGTGTTGTATGGAAAGAAGATGAGTTAGAAAGTAGCTACGAAAGCTGCAAAAGAGAAGCTAAGGCTTTTTTCAATAACGATGAAGTTTTCATGGAAAAATATATCGAAAAACCACGCCATATCGAGTTTCAAATTTTAGGTGATAATTATGGAAATTTAATTCATCTTTGCGAAAGAGACTGTTCTATTCAGCGTCGTCACCAAAAAGTTATCGAGATAGCTCCTTGCCCAACTATTAGCGAAGACTTAAGAAAAAGAATGGGAGTCGCAGCAGTCGCAGCAGCAAAAGCCGTTGGATATACAAACGCCGGCACTATCGAGTTTTTATTAGATGATTATAACAACTTTTATTTTATGGAAATGAATACTCGTATCCAAGTTGAACACGGTGTTACCGAGGAGATAACCGGAGTTGATCTTATAAGTCGTCAGATAAGAATCGCTGCTGGAGAGATACTAGATATCGAACAAAACGAAGTAAGACCTCAAGGAGTATCGATAGAAGCTAGAATTACCGCTGAAAATGTTTGGAAGAACTTTGCGCCGAGTCCGGGAAGAATCACCGGATATTTTCCGGCTTTAGGTCCTGGAGTAAGAGTTGATAGTCATATGTATCAAGACTATGTTATTCCGCCTTTTTATGATTCGTTAGTAGCAAAACTGATAGTAAAAGGTACAAGTTATGATCTAGCCGTAAGTAAGCTAGAGCGTGCTTTGGATGAGTTTAAAATAGAAGGAGTTAGAACAACTCTTCCTTTTTTATTAGCTATTTCAAAACGACGTCATTTTAGACGTGGATTTTTTGATACTAGCTATATCGAAGAGCGCCTTCAAGATATTTTGGAAAATACTCAAGATCATCATCAAGAAAATAAAGAAGAGGTAATAGCCGCCATCGCCGCAGCTATTAAAAAAGTAAAAGAAGATAGAGCTAAGGAGTAG
- a CDS encoding XkdF-like putative serine protease domain-containing protein has protein sequence MAKRLKDIAITHISLVKEGANGKSVIYKSKDALEDYFRSVKIAKNDTEKGIVYGIVYSPDEIDTQGDAASAAEIEKAAFSFMKGLNIKNVDRDHNFKPEGAYICESWIVKSGDPLFPNEKEGSWAVT, from the coding sequence ATGGCTAAAAGGCTTAAAGATATAGCTATAACGCATATTTCTTTAGTAAAAGAAGGTGCAAATGGCAAGAGTGTAATTTATAAGAGCAAAGACGCGCTAGAAGACTATTTTAGAAGCGTAAAAATAGCTAAAAACGATACAGAAAAAGGTATTGTTTATGGCATTGTCTATAGCCCAGACGAGATCGACACGCAAGGAGACGCAGCTAGTGCAGCGGAGATAGAAAAAGCAGCATTTTCTTTTATGAAGGGGTTAAATATAAAAAACGTAGACAGAGACCACAACTTTAAACCAGAGGGCGCCTACATTTGTGAAAGCTGGATAGTTAAAAGTGGTGATCCGCTATTTCCAAACGAAAAAGAAGGAAGCTGGGCGGTGACATAA
- a CDS encoding arginyltransferase gives MREIDFCTLDTLCPYLEDRNSRTMYRYVSQCSFDYNSNLVKHGYRRFGSYFSKPICDGCDECKSIRIDAFNFKFTKSHRRIINKNSNTKIVVSKPYISQRHIDLYEKYHKFMHEKRGWEYYNLDFRRYYSVYVEGAGDFGYEIDYFVNDELVCVDLVDIVDDGISSIYCYWDIDFAHLSLGKFSLLNQITIALKNDLRWIYLGFYVKDCASLAYKGEYKPYETLKTYCDIDEKPIWEF, from the coding sequence TTGAGAGAGATTGATTTTTGTACTTTAGATACACTTTGCCCATATCTAGAAGACAGAAACTCAAGGACTATGTATAGATATGTTTCACAGTGTAGTTTTGATTATAATTCAAATTTAGTAAAGCATGGATATAGACGGTTTGGAAGCTATTTTTCCAAACCGATTTGCGATGGTTGCGATGAATGTAAAAGCATACGTATAGATGCATTTAATTTCAAATTTACAAAAAGCCACAGACGCATAATCAATAAAAACTCCAACACGAAAATAGTAGTTTCAAAGCCGTATATCAGCCAAAGGCATATTGATTTATATGAAAAATATCATAAATTTATGCATGAAAAGCGAGGCTGGGAGTATTATAACCTTGATTTTAGACGTTATTATAGTGTATATGTAGAAGGAGCCGGAGATTTTGGATATGAGATTGACTATTTTGTTAATGATGAGCTTGTGTGCGTTGATCTTGTAGATATCGTAGATGATGGAATAAGCTCTATTTACTGTTACTGGGATATTGATTTTGCCCATCTTAGCTTAGGTAAATTTTCGCTTTTAAATCAAATAACAATAGCTCTGAAAAATGATTTGCGATGGATATATTTAGGATTTTATGTAAAAGATTGTGCTAGTTTAGCTTATAAAGGCGAATACAAACCATATGAAACTTTAAAAACATATTGTGATATAGACGAAAAACCAATTTGGGAATTTTAA
- a CDS encoding P2 family phage major capsid protein has product MAKNLRELLKATGTINAVDMYSTSTLRPEVSNKIIKTIIDKSDFLSKVTLDKTKKLSKSFDTWNLASGILVRVNSGDKPTNAQRQKIGVSSVLIENKVVQLFAKITQDTLEDNAENPNFENETFDSFATAFSNDLQNLGMIGSKDDYAESKFENLNKGWFTLAKESTKTKKTRTQSS; this is encoded by the coding sequence ATGGCTAAAAACTTAAGAGAATTGCTAAAAGCTACAGGAACTATAAACGCTGTAGATATGTATTCTACCTCTACTTTGCGTCCAGAGGTTTCAAACAAGATAATTAAGACCATAATCGACAAATCAGACTTTTTAAGCAAGGTGACTTTGGATAAAACAAAGAAGCTAAGTAAGAGTTTTGATACTTGGAATTTAGCTAGTGGGATACTAGTCCGCGTGAATTCTGGTGACAAGCCAACTAACGCGCAACGCCAAAAAATCGGCGTAAGCTCCGTTTTAATAGAAAATAAAGTTGTTCAGCTTTTTGCAAAAATTACGCAAGATACACTAGAAGATAACGCAGAAAATCCAAATTTCGAAAACGAAACATTTGATAGTTTTGCGACCGCATTTAGTAACGATTTGCAAAATCTAGGGATGATAGGATCAAAAGACGATTACGCAGAGTCTAAATTTGAAAATCTAAACAAGGGCTGGTTTACGCTTGCAAAAGAGAGCACTAAAACAAAAAAAACTAGAACACAAAGCAGCTAG
- a CDS encoding phage portal protein: MNRFFIEKDAKQSLQIGEETTSTSGIIEPFFSFNQLLEAYYANVYHRRAIKIKAGLLSQIETEESDLEKFLPAGVSPKNFLNTFAFNLELYGNAAIEKAGGSTSYLFYNLPANQMRLKKDRRLFQKVNEKIVELEGYHFFYYSPNSRYYGEPDYLAALQQILINQKADLYNDKFFDNGARPDLAIIYENAEPSSEQITAFKEFFGNSFRGYNNSHKTLIIYGENGASDKDAKIRFEDLGKVTDLSFKELKSVSRDEIASAHGVPPRLIGVIQGSALGGSGELSGQLQMFNELEIKPKIEMIESFFTNIGVKVTLKAMDTTSFKDDGEIMTTLVGSGILSVEEARSILGWQKNI, translated from the coding sequence ATGAATAGATTTTTTATAGAAAAAGACGCAAAACAAAGTTTGCAAATAGGAGAAGAGACTACCTCCACAAGCGGGATTATAGAGCCATTTTTTAGTTTTAACCAACTTTTAGAAGCATATTACGCAAATGTTTATCACAGGCGTGCTATAAAGATAAAAGCAGGTCTTTTAAGCCAAATAGAAACAGAAGAAAGCGACTTAGAAAAGTTCTTACCTGCAGGTGTAAGCCCTAAAAACTTCCTAAACACATTTGCTTTTAACTTAGAACTCTATGGAAACGCCGCCATAGAAAAAGCAGGCGGGAGTACCAGCTACCTTTTTTACAATCTCCCAGCAAACCAAATGCGGCTTAAAAAAGATAGGCGCCTATTTCAAAAAGTGAATGAAAAGATTGTGGAACTAGAGGGATACCATTTTTTTTACTACAGTCCAAATAGCAGGTATTATGGCGAACCAGACTACCTAGCAGCTTTACAACAAATCCTAATAAACCAAAAAGCAGATCTGTATAATGATAAGTTTTTTGATAATGGAGCAAGACCAGACCTTGCCATAATTTATGAAAATGCAGAGCCTAGCAGTGAGCAAATAACAGCATTTAAAGAGTTTTTTGGCAATAGCTTTAGAGGCTACAATAATTCGCATAAAACTTTGATAATTTACGGCGAAAATGGTGCCTCAGATAAGGATGCTAAAATAAGGTTTGAAGACCTTGGCAAGGTTACAGACTTAAGCTTCAAAGAGCTAAAAAGCGTAAGCCGTGATGAGATAGCTTCAGCCCATGGAGTACCACCAAGGCTTATTGGGGTTATTCAAGGCTCAGCCCTTGGTGGTAGTGGTGAGCTAAGCGGTCAGCTCCAAATGTTTAACGAGCTAGAAATTAAACCAAAAATAGAGATGATAGAGAGCTTTTTTACAAACATAGGAGTAAAAGTAACGCTTAAAGCTATGGATACAACTAGCTTTAAAGATGATGGGGAGATAATGACAACCCTTGTAGGAAGTGGGATATTAAGCGTTGAAGAAGCTAGAAGTATATTAGGGTGGCAAAAGAACATTTAA